A single window of Cellulomonas sp. NTE-D12 DNA harbors:
- a CDS encoding Ku protein: MRAIWKGAVAFGLVNVPVRLYAATGEHEVALHQVHREDGGRIRYKKVCSVDGETVEWSDIAKGYETDDGKLVVLEDEDFAALPLTTSREIEVLEFVPAEQVDPILLGKTYYLEPEKTAVKPYALLRGALEQADRMAVVTVALRQRESMAVLRVRGDVICMQTLLWPDEVREADFPILETDVQVKPQELAMASTLVDSLAADFDPSQYHDRYGAALQDLIEEKIASGETRVPPAPPAAEGGEGGEVVDLLAALQRSVEKAREGSATASAARRTRTTKATDEKDEKTDAKAEDKPPARRTRRKAS; encoded by the coding sequence GTGCGAGCGATCTGGAAGGGCGCGGTGGCCTTCGGCCTCGTCAACGTGCCCGTTCGGCTGTACGCGGCCACCGGCGAGCACGAGGTGGCGCTGCACCAGGTGCACCGCGAGGACGGCGGCCGCATCCGGTACAAGAAGGTCTGCAGCGTCGACGGGGAGACCGTCGAGTGGTCGGACATCGCCAAGGGCTACGAGACCGACGACGGCAAGCTGGTGGTGCTCGAGGACGAGGACTTCGCCGCCCTGCCGCTGACCACGTCGCGCGAGATCGAGGTGCTGGAGTTCGTCCCGGCCGAGCAGGTGGACCCGATCCTGCTCGGCAAGACGTACTACCTCGAGCCGGAGAAGACGGCCGTCAAGCCCTACGCGCTGCTGCGCGGCGCGCTCGAGCAGGCCGACCGCATGGCCGTCGTGACGGTGGCGCTGCGGCAGCGCGAGTCGATGGCGGTGCTGCGCGTCCGCGGCGACGTCATCTGCATGCAGACGCTGCTGTGGCCCGACGAGGTGCGCGAGGCGGACTTCCCGATCCTGGAGACCGACGTCCAGGTCAAGCCGCAGGAGCTCGCGATGGCCTCCACGCTCGTCGACTCCCTGGCGGCCGACTTCGACCCGTCGCAGTACCACGACCGGTACGGCGCCGCGCTGCAGGACCTGATCGAGGAGAAGATCGCCAGCGGCGAGACGCGCGTCCCGCCCGCCCCGCCGGCTGCTGAGGGCGGCGAGGGCGGCGAGGTGGTCGACCTGCTCGCCGCGCTGCAGCGCAGCGTCGAGAAGGCGCGCGAGGGCTCGGCGACCGCATCCGCGGCGCGACGGACGCGCACCACGAAGGCCACCGACGAGAAGGACGAGAAGACGGACGCGAAGGCTGAGGACAAGCCGCCGGCCCGCCGCACCCGCCGCAAGGCCTCGTGA